A section of the Polynucleobacter sp. AP-Jannik-300A-C4 genome encodes:
- a CDS encoding TMEM165/GDT1 family protein — protein sequence MDLSALALSTGVVALAEMGDKTQLLSLMLAARYPKQALAIIGGILIATIANHACAALLGHWLTTFMSPDILKWILGLSFLGIGLWLLVPDHIDDAAGSKVADRALQVFMLTVGLFFLAEMGDKTQIATIALGAKYSEVVSVTIGTTLGMMLANAPAVWIGQKFTKRMPIKWVHAVAAVTFIAIGVATLIWG from the coding sequence ATGGACTTATCTGCATTAGCTCTTTCTACTGGCGTAGTCGCTCTGGCTGAGATGGGCGACAAAACCCAACTACTTTCCTTGATGTTAGCTGCCCGCTACCCAAAACAAGCTCTTGCCATTATTGGTGGGATATTGATTGCGACAATTGCCAACCATGCTTGCGCGGCTTTGCTGGGGCATTGGCTCACTACCTTTATGAGTCCAGACATTCTTAAATGGATTTTAGGTTTGAGCTTTTTAGGAATAGGTCTTTGGCTCTTGGTGCCTGATCACATTGATGATGCAGCTGGATCTAAAGTAGCTGATAGAGCCCTTCAGGTATTCATGCTCACGGTTGGACTTTTTTTCTTGGCCGAGATGGGAGATAAGACCCAAATTGCCACTATCGCTCTAGGCGCCAAATATTCCGAAGTTGTCTCTGTCACCATTGGCACCACTTTGGGGATGATGTTGGCTAATGCCCCAGCTGTTTGGATTGGTCAGAAGTTCACTAAACGCATGCCGATTAAATGGGTACATGCTGTAGCTGCTGTGACCTTCATCGCCATTGGCGTCGCTACCCTCATCTGGGGTTAG
- the pepN gene encoding aminopeptidase N, protein MKTDLPQSFRRLEYRAPNYTFSQVDLDIALDPARTIVKSRLEVLPGAAHEAGTPLLLQGHELEFVSLRINGEAHRQFELTPETLTIHALPNEGKQAFIVEIICVCVPEKNTSLMGLYVSNGNFFTQCEAEGFRKITYFLDRPDVMARYRVTLRAREAECPVLLSNGNLISTEKLPNGWHSAVWEDPFPKPSYLFALVAGKLECIEETITTSSGAQKLLQIWVEPHDLKKTRHAMDSLIASIHWDEKRYGLELDLERFMIVAVSDFNMGAMENKGLNVFNTKFVLAQPETATDADFANIESVVAHEYFHNWTGNRVTCRDWFQLSLKEGLTVFRDQEFSADQMGSESGRAVKRIEDVRLLRQLQFPEDAGPMAHPIRPDEYQEINNFYTVTVYEKGAEVVRMYQTLLGLEGFRKGMDLYFKRHDGQAVTCDDFLAAMADANGRDLSQFKNWYSQAGTPKVKVEESYDADKKQYQITLTQSPSANIEHKDSKPFHIPLKMRLLTPADDQVETLLELTQEQQTWTFDQIASHPVLSINRNFSAPIHLDFDQSEADLLTMFSGDDDAFNRWEAGQKLAMQMILGNRLPDRALIEAYRTLLTDSDLDPAFKELALTLPAETYLYEQCASVDPQQIYAARRAFRHAIASELRIEWAVLYQQMQTPGSFNPDAASAGKRALKNLALSMLLEADPLIWAPMAVNQYQNADNMTDRYAALAGLVIHGSKSAAACLEDFYSRFADDALVIDKWFALQSSRPPVANTESTLDVVKRLREHEAFKMNNPNRVRSVIHAFCMNNPASFHQSDGSGYAFWAESVLALDPINPQVAARLARGLDRWRHFAKPYQDHMLAALKKVDACETLSPDVKEVVSKALGN, encoded by the coding sequence ATGAAAACTGATCTGCCACAGAGCTTCCGTAGGCTCGAATACCGCGCTCCCAATTACACCTTTTCACAGGTTGACTTAGATATTGCTCTAGATCCCGCTAGGACAATTGTGAAGAGTCGCCTAGAGGTCTTGCCAGGTGCTGCTCATGAGGCTGGCACGCCTTTGCTACTGCAAGGCCATGAGCTGGAGTTTGTGAGTTTGCGTATTAATGGCGAAGCCCATCGTCAATTTGAACTGACACCAGAAACATTAACTATTCATGCATTGCCCAATGAAGGTAAGCAAGCTTTCATTGTTGAAATCATTTGCGTCTGCGTGCCTGAGAAAAATACCTCGCTGATGGGTCTATATGTCTCTAATGGCAATTTCTTTACCCAGTGCGAAGCAGAGGGATTCAGAAAGATTACATATTTTCTGGATAGACCAGACGTCATGGCGCGCTATCGCGTAACACTGCGTGCGCGTGAAGCAGAGTGCCCAGTATTGCTGTCAAACGGCAATCTCATTAGTACAGAAAAATTACCGAATGGATGGCATAGCGCTGTTTGGGAGGATCCATTTCCAAAACCGTCTTACTTGTTTGCCTTAGTTGCTGGTAAGTTGGAATGCATTGAGGAAACTATCACCACCAGTAGTGGCGCTCAGAAGTTACTGCAAATTTGGGTGGAGCCACATGACCTGAAAAAGACTCGTCATGCAATGGATTCTTTAATTGCTTCGATTCATTGGGATGAAAAACGTTATGGCCTAGAACTCGATCTTGAGCGCTTCATGATTGTGGCGGTAAGCGATTTCAATATGGGTGCAATGGAGAACAAGGGTCTCAATGTTTTCAATACCAAATTTGTACTCGCTCAGCCAGAGACAGCAACAGATGCCGACTTTGCCAATATTGAAAGCGTAGTAGCTCATGAGTACTTCCATAACTGGACTGGTAATCGAGTTACTTGTCGAGATTGGTTTCAACTCTCCCTGAAAGAGGGTTTGACTGTATTCCGTGATCAAGAGTTCTCTGCTGATCAAATGGGTAGTGAGTCCGGTAGGGCTGTGAAGCGTATTGAAGACGTGCGTTTATTGCGTCAACTGCAGTTCCCGGAGGATGCTGGTCCGATGGCGCACCCAATTCGTCCAGATGAGTATCAAGAGATTAATAACTTCTATACCGTGACTGTGTATGAGAAGGGTGCTGAAGTTGTGCGTATGTACCAAACCTTGCTAGGTCTAGAGGGCTTCCGTAAAGGTATGGATCTTTACTTTAAGCGTCATGATGGACAGGCGGTGACATGCGATGATTTTTTAGCTGCTATGGCAGATGCTAATGGGCGAGATCTTTCCCAATTTAAGAATTGGTACAGCCAAGCAGGCACCCCTAAAGTCAAGGTAGAAGAATCCTATGATGCTGATAAAAAGCAATATCAAATTACCTTGACGCAAAGCCCCTCAGCCAATATTGAACACAAAGATAGCAAACCATTTCATATTCCATTGAAGATGCGCTTACTCACACCCGCGGATGATCAGGTGGAGACTTTGCTAGAGCTGACTCAAGAGCAGCAAACTTGGACTTTTGACCAAATAGCAAGTCATCCAGTGCTATCAATCAATCGTAATTTCTCAGCGCCGATTCATTTAGATTTTGATCAGAGTGAGGCTGATTTACTGACGATGTTCTCAGGTGATGACGATGCCTTTAATCGCTGGGAGGCTGGCCAGAAGCTTGCCATGCAAATGATTTTAGGCAATCGCTTGCCTGATAGAGCTCTGATTGAGGCTTATCGCACCCTCTTGACTGATTCGGACTTAGATCCTGCATTCAAAGAGTTGGCTCTAACATTACCTGCTGAGACCTATTTGTATGAGCAGTGTGCAAGCGTTGATCCTCAGCAGATTTATGCTGCCCGTCGTGCTTTCCGCCATGCTATTGCCAGTGAGCTGAGAATTGAGTGGGCCGTTCTTTACCAGCAGATGCAGACTCCTGGATCATTTAACCCTGATGCGGCAAGTGCTGGTAAGCGTGCATTAAAGAATCTTGCACTCAGCATGCTGCTTGAAGCGGATCCATTGATCTGGGCACCGATGGCAGTCAATCAATATCAGAATGCTGACAACATGACTGACCGATATGCAGCTCTGGCTGGTTTAGTGATTCATGGAAGTAAATCCGCAGCAGCTTGCCTGGAAGATTTTTATAGCCGATTTGCTGATGATGCTTTAGTGATTGATAAGTGGTTTGCGCTGCAATCCAGCAGACCCCCAGTCGCTAATACTGAATCTACCTTGGATGTGGTTAAGCGTTTACGAGAGCACGAAGCTTTCAAGATGAATAACCCCAATCGAGTGCGCAGCGTCATTCATGCGTTTTGTATGAATAATCCCGCCAGCTTCCATCAAAGCGATGGAAGTGGTTATGCATTTTGGGCGGAATCTGTTCTTGCCCTGGATCCAATTAACCCGCAGGTTGCTGCTCGTTTAGCAAGGGGTCTAGATCGTTGGCGCCATTTTGCCAAGCCTTACCAAGACCATATGCTGGCAGCCCTGAAGAAGGTCGATGCTTGCGAAACCCTCTCTCCAGATGTGAAAGAGGTGGTTTCTAAGGCTTTAGGCAATTAA